From a region of the Trichoderma atroviride chromosome 6, complete sequence genome:
- a CDS encoding uncharacterized protein (EggNog:ENOG41) — MGNSKSVLRSSSKSSGSPATQNGFANSSQKPQMVQKTPQVATASLPPPPIVIDGNMALKGRVFAITGGASGIGLATAQVLSRRGATVCIADVDPEAMKAAEVYFTSLQVPHMVTRVDVSKRREVDAWIESIVKAHGRLDGAANVAGVIGKYHGVSPVSELDDDEWDRIIGVNLTGTMYCMRAELRNMNDRGSIVNVSSIHGLKGFARHGAYDASKHGIVGLTRAAALENGEREIRVNSVAPGAIYTPLMQKNWDFSGRPKDAAFDDPTAFQRQGTAEETANVIAFLLGPESTFVSGSVYKVDGAWI, encoded by the exons TGTTGCGATCTTCATCCAAGTCTTCGGGCTCTCCAGCGACGCAGAATGGCTTCGCCAACAGCTCTCAAAAGCCCCAAATGGTCCAGAAAACGCCACAGGTAGCAACAGCATCGCTACCACCGCCGCCCATTGTCATTGATGGAAATATGGCTCTAAAAGGCAGGGTCTTTGCCATCACCGGCGGTGCAAGCGGCATTGGCCTGGCCACTGCGCAGGTTCTGTCAAGACGAGGAGCAACGGTTTGCATCGCCGACGTAGATCCAGAAGCAATGAAGGCTGCTGAAGTATATTTCACTTCGCTGCAAGTTCCTCACATGGTCACAAGAGTGGACGTttccaagagaagagaggtcGATGCCTGGATCGAGTCGATTGTCAAGGCCCACGGCCGGCTGGACGGTGCTGCCAACGTAGCAGGAGTTATCGGGAAATACCACGGCGTCTCGCCAGTTTCAGAGCTCGACGATGACGAGTGGGATAGAATCATCGGCGTCAACCTTACCGGAACCATGTACTGTATGAGAGCCGAACTGAGGAATATGAACGACCGCGGTTCCATCGTCAATGTTTCTTCTATCCACGGATTAAAGG GATTTGCCAGGCATGGCGCCTACGACGCAAGCAAGCACGGCATTGTTGGTCTCACGCGAGCCGCTGCCCTTGAGAATGGAGAGCGAGAAATCCGCGTCAACAGCGTTGCTCCCGGCGCCATTTACACGCCATTGATGCAGAAGAACTGGGACTTTTCGGGCCGGCCAAAAGACGCTGCCTTTGACGATCCCACGGCCTTTCAGCGACAAGGCACAGCGGAGGAGACGGCGAATGTGATTGCTTTCCTGCTGGGCCCAGAGAGCACGTTTGTGAGCGGGAGCGTATACAAGGTGGATGGAGCCTGGATTTAA